A region of Gracilinanus agilis isolate LMUSP501 chromosome 3, AgileGrace, whole genome shotgun sequence DNA encodes the following proteins:
- the LOC123241812 gene encoding proline-rich proteoglycan 2-like — protein sequence MAAAKMLFLLFSVALLALSSAQDTDDEALNQDLLEQSDAESNAQSSESNALPGPYDLPQGDKGFGKRPFKRPRNPQDGNYPPPPPPPPEGQQRGPPGGPRRDASGDQQRGSPGGPQRGPPGDQQRGPPGGPRRGASGDQQRGSPRRQNGPRNQEDVQDF from the exons ATGGCTGCAGCCAAGATGCTATTCCTCCTCTTCTCAGTGGCCCTTTTGGCCCTGAGTTCAGCTCAAGACACAGATGATG AGGCCCTCAATCAAGATCTCCTTGAACAATCTG ATGCTGAAAGTAATGCACAGAGTTCAGAATCAAATGCTTTACCAGGACCATATGACCTTCCCCAGGGTGACAAGGGCTTTGGTAAGAGACCATTCAAACGTCCCAGAAACCCTCAAGATGGAaattatcctcctcctcctcctcctcctcctgaggGTCAGCAAAGAGGCCCTCCAGGTGGCCCCCGAAGAGATGCCTCAGGTGACCAACAAAGAGGTTCTCCAGGTGGCCCCCAAAGAGGTCCTCCAGGTGACCAACAAAGAGGTCCTCCAGGTGGCCCCCGAAGAGGTGCCTCAGGTGACCAACAAAGAGGTTCTCCAAGGCGTCAGAATGGGCCAAGAAATCAAGAAGATGTTCAAGATTTTTAA